One segment of Herbaspirillum hiltneri N3 DNA contains the following:
- a CDS encoding phosphatidylglycerophosphatase A family protein produces MTTTIDSGRKAYSTKPVRPTARFMLGHPAHLLAQGFGSGLSPIMPGTSGTLFAWLAYAVLNLRWPAVFTPSAWLLIIFIGFFIGVWACHRTGRDLGAPDHGSMVWDEIIAFWLVLVVLTPADFKTQCWAFFWFRVFDMVKPPPIAYFDRRFKGGFGVMWDDIVAAFYTLLVFAFWRSM; encoded by the coding sequence ATGACAACAACAATAGACTCCGGCCGCAAGGCGTATTCGACCAAACCGGTGCGCCCGACCGCGCGCTTCATGCTGGGGCATCCGGCGCACCTGCTGGCACAGGGCTTCGGCAGCGGCCTCTCGCCGATCATGCCGGGCACCTCCGGCACGCTATTCGCGTGGCTGGCCTATGCGGTGCTGAACCTGCGCTGGCCTGCCGTATTCACGCCATCGGCTTGGCTGCTGATCATCTTCATCGGCTTCTTCATCGGCGTGTGGGCTTGCCATCGCACCGGACGCGACCTCGGCGCCCCCGATCACGGCAGCATGGTGTGGGATGAAATCATCGCGTTCTGGCTGGTGCTGGTAGTACTGACGCCGGCCGACTTCAAGACGCAATGCTGGGCCTTTTTCTGGTTCCGCGTATTCGACATGGTCAAGCCGCCGCCGATCGCCTATTTCGATCGCCGCTTCAAGGGCGGCTTCGGTGTCATGTGGGATGACATCGTGGCGGCGTTTTACACGCTGTTGGTATTTGCGTTCTGGCGCTCTATGTAA
- a CDS encoding CinA family protein, whose translation MDTSTDLAARVGLALKARNLLLSTAESCTGGGVAQAITEIAGSSEWFDCGFVTYSNASKNELLEISEALIAQHGAVSEEIAAAMAEGAIANSSSDVAVSTTGIAGPGGAVPGKPVGTVCFGWKVGDQTFTERLVFTGDRRAVREQAVIHSLQGLLRLLT comes from the coding sequence ATGGATACCTCGACTGACCTCGCCGCGCGCGTCGGACTCGCGCTCAAAGCCAGGAACCTGCTGCTCTCCACCGCCGAATCCTGCACCGGCGGCGGCGTCGCCCAGGCCATCACCGAAATCGCCGGCTCTTCGGAATGGTTCGACTGCGGCTTCGTCACCTATTCCAACGCCTCCAAGAACGAATTGCTCGAGATTTCCGAAGCGCTGATCGCCCAGCATGGCGCCGTCAGCGAAGAAATCGCGGCCGCCATGGCCGAAGGCGCGATCGCCAACAGCAGCTCCGACGTCGCCGTGTCCACCACGGGCATCGCCGGCCCGGGCGGCGCCGTACCGGGCAAACCCGTCGGCACCGTTTGCTTCGGCTGGAAAGTCGGCGACCAGACTTTCACCGAACGCCTGGTGTTCACCGGCGACCGCCGCGCAGTGCGTGAACAAGCCGTGATTCATTCGCTGCAGGGCTTGCTGCGCCTGCTGACCTGA
- the pyrF gene encoding orotidine-5'-phosphate decarboxylase, with product MTFIEQLSAAWKTNNSLLCVGLDPDIAKFPAQWKDQPDAIFAFCKGIIDATADVACSFKPQIAYFAALRAEDQLEEICTYIRTTYPHIPIVLDAKRGDIGATAEQYAREAFERYGAQAVTVSPYMGFDSVAPYLEWKDRGAIVLCRTSNAGGSDLQFLTVDGVPLYQHVARLVADKWNTNGQCGLVVGATFPEELAQVRGIIGDMPLLVPGVGAQGGDVAATVKSGKTADGGGMMINSSRAILYAKPQAGEDYAAAARRVALETRDAINQYR from the coding sequence GTGACATTTATCGAACAATTATCCGCTGCGTGGAAGACCAATAATTCGCTGCTGTGCGTCGGACTCGACCCGGATATCGCCAAATTTCCCGCGCAGTGGAAGGACCAGCCCGACGCCATTTTTGCTTTCTGCAAAGGCATCATCGACGCCACCGCCGATGTGGCCTGCTCGTTCAAGCCGCAGATCGCCTACTTCGCTGCCCTGCGCGCGGAAGACCAGCTGGAAGAAATCTGCACCTACATCCGCACCACCTATCCGCACATCCCCATCGTGCTCGACGCCAAGCGCGGCGACATCGGCGCCACCGCTGAACAGTATGCACGCGAAGCGTTCGAGCGCTACGGCGCGCAGGCGGTGACGGTCAGCCCGTACATGGGGTTTGACTCGGTTGCGCCGTATCTGGAGTGGAAGGACCGCGGCGCCATCGTGCTGTGCCGCACCTCGAACGCGGGCGGTTCCGATCTGCAATTCCTGACGGTCGACGGTGTGCCGCTGTATCAGCATGTGGCGCGGCTGGTGGCGGACAAGTGGAACACCAACGGCCAGTGCGGCCTGGTGGTCGGCGCGACTTTCCCGGAAGAACTGGCGCAGGTGCGCGGCATCATCGGCGACATGCCGTTGCTGGTGCCCGGCGTCGGCGCGCAGGGCGGGGACGTGGCCGCGACCGTCAAGTCGGGCAAGACCGCAGACGGCGGCGGCATGATGATCAATTCGTCGCGTGCGATCCTGTATGCCAAGCCGCAGGCAGGCGAAGATTACGCCGCAGCGGCGCGGCGCGTGGCGCTTGAGACGCGCGACGCGATCAATCAGTATCGTTAA
- a CDS encoding LemA family protein, producing the protein MKKWFAWLAIAASVLTLSSCGYNDFQAKDEATKAAWGEVVNQYQRRADLIPNLVNTVKGYASHERETLEAVTKARAAATSFQITPEVLNNPEAFNKFQQVQGELSSALSRLMAVSENYPQLKADTSFRDLQSQLEGTENRITVARQRYIVAVQEYNVLARSFPTNITAKMFSYPVKPSFTVENEKAISTAPAVNFGK; encoded by the coding sequence ATGAAAAAATGGTTTGCATGGCTGGCGATCGCCGCCTCCGTCCTGACACTGAGCAGCTGCGGTTATAACGATTTCCAGGCCAAGGATGAAGCCACCAAGGCCGCCTGGGGCGAGGTCGTGAACCAGTACCAGCGCCGCGCCGACCTGATTCCGAACCTGGTCAACACCGTCAAGGGCTACGCCTCGCACGAAAGAGAAACGCTGGAAGCCGTCACCAAGGCGCGCGCTGCGGCAACCAGCTTCCAGATCACGCCGGAAGTGCTGAACAATCCGGAAGCCTTCAACAAGTTCCAGCAGGTGCAGGGCGAGCTGTCGTCGGCGCTGTCGCGCTTGATGGCCGTGTCGGAAAATTATCCGCAGCTGAAGGCCGACACCAGCTTCCGTGACCTGCAGTCGCAACTGGAAGGCACCGAAAACCGCATCACCGTGGCGCGTCAACGCTACATCGTCGCCGTGCAGGAATACAACGTACTGGCGCGGAGCTTCCCGACCAACATCACCGCCAAGATGTTCAGCTATCCGGTCAAGCCGTCTTTCACGGTCGAAAACGAGAAAGCGATTTCCACCGCGCCTGCCGTCAATTTCGGCAAATAA
- a CDS encoding TPM domain-containing protein, translating to MLHFPRLLAFSLLVLLTGAFQGAGAQNFVAVPALTSHVTDQAGMLDEQQRRTLDQVLTDYETRTGSQIAILLISSTAPEAIEQYGIRVADAWKLGRKGVDDGVILIVAKDNTKALRRLRIEAGRGVQGSLTDAQSKRILEDVIAPHFRQNDYYGGLAAGISALTSLLDRENLPPAEKKEAAGQYDAAWLEVAVLVIMLAVFFTALLLARRRTTGRNKLNSNEWGNAAGVIIGSILNEAAHSASRSGRGGFGGGGFGSGSSGGGGFSGGGGSFDGGGASGDW from the coding sequence ATGCTGCACTTCCCTCGCCTGCTGGCGTTCTCTCTGCTGGTCCTGCTGACCGGTGCCTTTCAAGGTGCCGGCGCGCAGAACTTCGTCGCCGTTCCGGCGCTGACTTCACACGTGACGGACCAGGCCGGCATGCTGGACGAGCAGCAGCGGCGCACGCTGGACCAGGTCCTGACCGACTACGAAACCCGCACCGGCAGCCAGATCGCCATTCTGCTGATCTCCAGCACCGCACCGGAAGCCATCGAGCAATACGGCATCCGCGTCGCCGACGCCTGGAAACTGGGCCGCAAAGGCGTTGACGACGGCGTCATCCTGATAGTCGCCAAAGACAACACCAAAGCCTTGCGGCGCCTGCGCATCGAAGCCGGCCGCGGTGTCCAGGGCAGCCTGACCGACGCCCAGTCGAAACGCATCCTGGAAGACGTCATCGCGCCCCATTTCCGCCAGAATGATTACTACGGGGGCCTTGCTGCAGGCATCTCGGCGCTGACCAGCCTGCTCGATCGAGAGAATCTTCCGCCGGCGGAAAAGAAAGAGGCCGCAGGCCAGTACGACGCCGCCTGGCTTGAAGTCGCGGTCCTGGTCATCATGCTGGCGGTGTTTTTCACGGCGCTGCTGCTGGCGCGACGCCGCACCACCGGCCGCAACAAACTCAATAGCAATGAATGGGGCAACGCCGCCGGCGTGATCATCGGCAGCATCCTCAACGAGGCCGCGCATAGCGCAAGCAGGAGCGGACGCGGCGGCTTTGGAGGCGGTGGCTTCGGCAGCGGCAGTAGTGGCGGCGGCGGATTTTCGGGCGGCGGCGGCAGTTTTGACGGCGGCGGCGCCTCGGGGGACTGGTGA